The window ataaaaactattcttcaaaatataaaataatactaaCGAACAAAGAAATGCTATATTTAGCAAAAGAAACACAAACTAACAGTAACTACATGAAAATTGTTTAAAATccttaataattagaaaattaataCAATCCCTATAGTAAACTAAGCTAAAAAAGTTTCTAGAAGATAGGAAAATTAGTTGCTTATAATGTTAAGGGCTAATGAAACACAGTTGACAAATTGATTCATCCAtttgggaaaagaatttgaaatttttcaaaaaaaaatttactgacaTTCATCTTCTCTGCTGAAGATATATTTCAAGGTTGTTATTGGTAACAAGAAAAGACAGACAATTATAAGCACAGTCAAAACATCAtcatttgtggaaaaaaaataatctgaaaagaaaccttttctgatgattGTTTAATTAtggaaattaattaatatatttctaaCTCTGTCTTAACAAACACATGTGTGAGCATTTGATTGAAAAGTGGAAAAATGTTTTAGGTGAtaataaatgagtaaaataaagCCAAAATAAGGTAACTAAATTTTGGTCAAGATAAGTAGAATATtgccagattttttaaaaatcatctttcatTCTGTAAATAATAGATGATATGATTCTGTGAGAAATATTtcataatgtgatttttttctttgttttagctGCCTTGGGGGTAGAATGcgttaaataaaaatgaaatgacaataaCTGTTTACATTTAACATGGAGCCAAGCCCCTAGTGTCTTgaaggaaaaattgcaaaagatgGGATATTAGAAGCATTGGAAATGTTGAATTTCTTAGAGTTTACATGGCTTACAATGAGCAAAATAAAatccacaaaatgaaaacaatttaattaTGGAGATCTCTTGGAGAAATCGATAAACCTATTTTTCTGTACATTATAAACTTATGTGATCTAAGAAATTATGAagtaattatttccatttttcattttattttgagtgaagaaattaaactttaaaagactaaatttaaatttacttttttaaaacacAACTACAGTAGATACAGCATTGGAATGGGAGAAAATATTCCATGTCACTGAGTTTATCgattttcaatgagaaaattttcaaatgcaGTTAGGtaagaagagataaaataaatttcagtagTAATTgaaattgatataataataactaaaaaaaactcattaaaatttttctattttcttcatgaCCCTAATTATTTCAGCAATATTTTTCTTAGTGCAGCAATGACATCCTTGTTCCTTAGGCTATATATAATAGGATTAAACATTGGTGTTAAAATGGtatagaaaagagagaggacTTTGTCAGTTTCTTCTGAATGGCTAGTTTGGGGGCTCAAATACATAATGGCAATAGACCCATAGAATAAACTCACAACTATAAAGTGAGAAAAGCAAGTAGAAAATGCTTTGTGTCTACCTGTGGCTGATGGGAGCTTCAATATCAGTGTAATGATTTTAATGTAGGACCACAGTATCAACAAAAAGGAAGCCATACCAAACAACACAGCTAAAATATAGACAGAAAACTCAGTCATGATCGTGTCCCCACATGCTAATTTCAGTAATGGGGGAATGTCACAGAAAACATGATTGAGTTTGTTTGAGCcacaaaaggataaagaaaaaaccTGATATGTCAGGACTATTGAAATTGGGATTCCACTGATCCAGGACACAACCACTAATTGTATACAAACTTTGTGATTCATGATGAGAGGATAGTTCAATGGTTTACAAATGGCCACATAACGATCATATGCCATGACAGCCAAAAGGAAGCATTCTGTGCTTCCAAGAATTAGAAAGAAGCAAAGTTGTATAGCACA of the Sarcophilus harrisii chromosome 6, mSarHar1.11, whole genome shotgun sequence genome contains:
- the LOC100917204 gene encoding olfactory receptor 10AG1-like, whose translation is MARENYTIVTEFILLGFSVGPKFQGILFVIFLIIYMNILMGNGLIIAITKTDPTLQTPMYFFLGNFSFLEICYTSVILPKLLTNFWSHNKSISFLDCAIQLCFFLILGSTECFLLAVMAYDRYVAICKPLNYPLIMNHKVCIQLVVVSWISGIPISIVLTYQVFSLSFCGSNKLNHVFCDIPPLLKLACGDTIMTEFSVYILAVLFGMASFLLILWSYIKIITLILKLPSATGRHKAFSTCFSHFIVVSLFYGSIAIMYLSPQTSHSEETDKVLSLFYTILTPMFNPIIYSLRNKDVIAALRKILLK